A genomic segment from Aegilops tauschii subsp. strangulata cultivar AL8/78 chromosome 1, Aet v6.0, whole genome shotgun sequence encodes:
- the LOC109773001 gene encoding disease resistance protein RGA5-like, whose product MAGGIVTVASAVMNPLIGKLNALMGVEYDKFKGVRKQASFLERELSAMNAALQKLELMDDELDPTIKDWVDHVRDMSYDMENCIDDFMHNFRTGDAKEGLIEKTAQFIKKFRQRLRTVDRMEELKDLALEANSRRERYKIDEWKPASGSVAVDPRLRAVYQEAATLVGIDGPREKVATLLMDTQKKLKVVSIVGFGGLGKTTLAKQVYDKTGSQFDRKAFFSVSQRPDIAELLNNFQLKLGMDDPVSSRARKVNDIIDELRQHLKDKRYLIVVDDVWDESTWKTILCAFPEDCNGSRIIVTTRVEGVARAACHNGRESIYKLEPLSEENSRRLLLNRVFGSVHDCPSELEGVMVEILKKCHGLPLAVITIASLLAGEERSTKGWESIRDSLGAQSATNPNLEEMKNILNLSYMHLPAHLRACFLYLGMYPEDFEILTDDLVRQWIAEGFISSLHVEDLEDIGRSYLNELINRNMIQLDETECKEACCKVHDMMLDLILSKCAGDNFVSVAYNYQDMARLHGCKYKARRLSLRSTVGGGATNGPTIDVTLSQVRSFTLLGNFMPPLFSFKYLRVFRIDEGLSKGEGDTLDLTAISQLFQLRYLYVRGHDFVQLPTKLQGLVYLETLAIIDADIKSIPSDIVLLPRLAYLQICMEEVLPEWIGDMTSLQTLILSRYTFTDKIGVNVMKGFIGLGKLTNLRKMEFQVESMNKLELDALACSIGKLCNLKYFTLYGPCTEVNNQMDSLSNHFEHIEEFHGFVWYFRRVPIWMSGLHCLRILELHVEEASTEEVRLLGRLPSLMKLDFRPSHIPKERAILRTGLFPVLEYFLFESREDVMSYLGFEAGAMPNIQTLVLGIEKWCGRVPVGMEHLLRLQKIKLLRFNSGESIIVSTLKHALSGHPNRPSVK is encoded by the exons ATGGCAGGCGGAATTGTGACCGTGGCTAGTGCGGTGATGAACCCCCTCATCGGCAAGCTCAACGCACTCATGGGCGTCGAGTACGACAAGTTCAAAGGGGTCAGGAAGCAGGCCTCGTTCCTCGAGAGGGAACTCAGCGCCATGAACGCTGCCCTCCAGAAACTCGAGCTCATGGATGACGAGCTCGATCCAACCATCAAGGACTGGGTGGACCATGTCAGGGATATGTCCTATGACATGGAGAATTGCATTGATGACTTCATGCACAATTTTCGCACTGGTGATGCCAAGGAAGGCCTTATAGAGAAGACTGCTCAATTCATCAAGAAGTTTCGACAACGTCTTCGGACAGTCGATCGGATGGAAGAGCTCAAGGATCTTGCCTTGGAGGCAAATTCTCGGCGCGAGAGGTATAAGATTGATGAGTGGAAGCCCGCCTCTGGTTCTGTGGCTGTTGACCCTCGGCTGCGAGCGGTCTACCAGGAGGCAGCTACTCTCGTGGGCATTGATGGTCCAAGGGAGAAAGTTGCTACTTTGTTGATGGATACTCAAAAGAAACTCAAGGTGGTGTCAATTGTGGGATTCGGCGGTCTTGGTAAAACTACACTTGCCAAACAAGTGTACGACAAGACTGGCTCTCAATTCGACAGAAAGGCATTCTTTTCAGTTTCACAGAGGCCTGATATAGCTGAGCTACTTAACAATTTCCAATTGAAACTAGGGATGGATGACCCTGTTTCGTCTCGCGCTCGCAAGGTTAATGACATCATTGACGAGCTAAGGCAACATTTGAAAGATAAGAG GTACCTTATTGTTGTTGACGATGTGTGGGATGAATCAACATGGAAAACTATATTGTGTGCTTTTCCGGAAGATTGTAATGGAAGTAGAATAATAGTTACAACACGCGTGGAAGGCGTGGCTAGAGCAGCCTGTCATAATGGCCGTGAGAGCATCTACAAATTGGAACCTCTTAGTGAAGAAAACTCAAGAAGGCTGTTATTGAATAGAGTATTTGGGTCTGTGCATGATTGTCCATCCGAACTTGAAGGCGTCATGGTTGAGATTTTGAAGAAGTGTCATGGATTGCCACTTGCAGTTATCACAATAGCTAGCCTATTAGCCGGTGAAGAAAGATCAACAAAGGGCTGGGAAAGTATTAGGGATTCTTTAGGTGCCCAATCTGCGACAAATCCTAACTTGGAAGAGATGAAGAATATATTAAACCTTAGCTACATGCATCTTCCTGCTCATCTGCGGGCATGTTTTTTGTACCTTGGTATGTATCCCGAGGACTTCGAAATCTTGACGGATGATCTGGTTCGACAATGGATAGCTGAAGGTTTCATCAGTAGTTTGCATGTGGAAGATCTGGAGGATATTGGCAGGAGTTATTTGAATGAACTTATCAATAGAAACATGATTCAGCTTGATGAAACAGAGTGTAAGGAGGCGTGTTGCAAAGTTCATGACATGATGCTCGATTTGATCCTAAGTAAGTGTGCTGGAGATAACTTTGTAAGTGTGGCATACAATTATCAAGACATGGCAAGGCTACATGGATGTAAATATAAGGCTCGCCGATTATCTCTGAGGTCCACTGTTGGTGGTGGAGCAACAAATGGCCCAACTATTGATGTTACCCTATCACAAGTTCGATCATTTACACTATTGGGGAACTTCATGCCTCCTCTTTTCTCGTTCAAGTATCTCCGGGTGTTCAGAATTGATGAAGGTCTTTCTAAGGGTGAGGGGGATACACTTGACCTCACCGCTATTAGCCAATTGTTTCAGCTGCGGTATTTGTATGTTCGGGGACACGATTTTGTACAGCTCCCTACTAAACTTCAAGGGCTTGTTTACTTGGAGACACTAGCCATAATTGATGCAGATATCAAGAGCATCCCCTCAGATATAGTCCTTTTGCCCCGCTTGGCCTATCTTCAAATTTGCATGGAAGAAGTGCTGCCTGAATGGATTGGGGATATGACATCATTGCAAACTCTGATATTATCAAGGTACACTTTCACCGATAAGATAGGAGTGAATGTGATGAAGGGTTTTATCGGTCTTGGCAAGTTGACCAATCTAAGGAAAATGGAGTTCCAAGTGGAGTCTATGAACAAGCTGGAACTTGATGCTTTGGCCTGCTCCATTGGAAAGCTATGTAACCTGAAATATTTTACATTATATGGGCCATGTACTGAAGTCAATAACCAGATGGACTCATTATCCAATCATTTCGAACATATTGAGGAATTTCACGGGTTTGTATGGTATTTTCGGAGAGTTCCCATATGGATGAGTGGTCTCCATTGCCTTCGCATCCTTGAGTTACATGTGGAGGAGGCATCAACTGAGGAGGTTCGTCTTCTTGGAAGGCTTCCCTCCCTCATGAAACTCGATTTTAGGCCATCGCATATCCCAAAAGAAAGAGCTATACTGCGCACAGGACTATTTCCGGTTCTGGAGTATTTTTTATTCGAATCTAGGGAAGACGTTATGTCATACCTGGGGTTCGAGGCGGGGGCCATGCCCAACATACAAACCCTCGTTCTCGGTATCGAGAAGTGGTGCGGCAGAGTACCAGTCGGCATGGAGCACTTGTTACGCCTCCAGAAGATCAAACTGCTTCGGTTCAACTCCGGTGAGTCCATCATAGTATCCACGCTCAAGCATGCCTTATCAGGGCACCCAAACCGCCCTTCTGTTAAATAG